From Calliphora vicina chromosome 3, idCalVici1.1, whole genome shotgun sequence:
aatcaaaaaaagtccgttcaaaaagtacatttaaggattaaaatattccacgGATCACGCCACATTGGGtctcatatttgtttaaaaaatcgcaaaaaatccaTTTGATCCCAAtgagcttaaatttaaaatgtaagtagtccttaagaagatctacaaaaaactcttttagttcaagagatatttgggtttatttattttttaatttgctcgattttttatagttttttaggAATGGGAGtgtctaaatttttatttttaatatcagCTATAATTGTGATAAAATTccgaataaaataaaagcaatcATCTTACAGTTacctcgtccctataaaaagttacacgcatccaaaattGTAAcatgttaaattgaatttttaaaatactacatatatagatagcggagtctattaagccatgtccgtctgtctcttgaaatcaattttcagaagaccccatatatcttcgggatccaaatcttcaataattctgatttctagaagtttcctatttaaaatcagcaatcggtttacaaatggctaagatatgaggaaaaaactaggacaacctcgatttttgacctatatcttgaTTTGaggaagggtatataaaagattcggcacagccgaatatagctctcttgttttattttataatttcttatgtaattttaaatagtaaaaattacTAGAaagttttgtgaaaattttaaaaccaaaattataAACGATTTGAATGCtgaattgaagcaaaaaactatctgtgaaaaaagcaaaaaaaaacatctgtGATAAaccatataataaatatattcgaAAGACAGGTACTgtacaaaattcaatatttggGAGAATGACCTCGTAAAACTACTTACagataaaataattcaataacaagatagtttaagaaattcccaaaaatttctAACCGGGCGGTTGTCGataatctaaaattggaaattagttcTCGAATTGTCAGCCACAGTGCAAATGAGACTGCTCTTGGTTGCTGTAGCTCCGGGAAAATATAGGAGGAAGTGATAGAAAAACATTTGTTGCGGGTCCAATTCACTAGAATTATAAACGTTTGGAGATTCCAGCACGACAATAACCCCCTACAATTGAATGAATCCAATGATTGAAATGGCCTGCCAAATCGTCAGATCTCAATTCCATAGAAAAcatatgggaaattgtagatgcCAAAATACGGACTCAAAATAATACCCCGAAGGCAAAATATTGGAGACGATttatttaattggttcaatacATTGTCGCTATACAGTAATAAAGTAACTGGGTTAGTATAATGGTTtcgatttttcaatatattttgtcatgaaaaaaaaattttcagaaaatgtaaaaaaaatacttaatttttatgttttttatttactttttctgaaatttgggcgcctcgaaaatgatatttttgatatgtcgTGGTGGCAATTTTTattcctcatgccaaaagctatcgaaaaatctatGGCACAATATCAAACAATTTTGGCCTTACAAATCCACCCACCCTAGGGACAATGTTTCTTCTTtctcaaaattagtttttggtgTCACAAGTATTAAGCATATCATTAAGGATACTAGTTCCGCGTCTACACATGTTATCGAGGTAATTTTGTGTCTTCAAGTGTATGAGGAATTAGCTCAATGCAAAAGTTTTTCAATATGTGTATATTGTAATAAAGTAAATCTCAATAAAATACTCTTAGATTTTTACGTGTTTTATAAAGTTCACTAATTTAACTTTACTTCTTACGACCTGCTTTACAAAACAGTTTCTAcacaatttttacattaatcGACCATGTATAATTTGCAATGCCTTGCttgatatttgttttaaagttaatacatatgtatgtatatgttggTAAGTATTACttgctttaatatttattatatgaaCATTAAATATGaatcatattttaagtaaatttaaaaaaaaaaacaattaaatctaGTTGCAATCAATTGATTCAAAGTTCATTATTATTCAGTTTTTATTCAGTCTAGAAATATTTTGATGTAATTTATCATGGCATAATCATTTACAGGTAGTCccaattctacaacaaatacaactaagcaaaaacaacattattttgtttttgtaaaaatattttctaaatgtcaaaacaaaaataaataaaagcaatataatttgatttttttcttattttaaaagaaacaaattttaattcagtTCTAATTGTTAATACTTCCTATGAGGCTATCCGTGCATTTACTATGTCCCGTGTGTTTTGTAGAGCCATGAATTTCGATTCATTAAAAACAGCGACCGTTTCGAATGCACGGGTCATGCCGATGTGGATATAAGCTGgcgtgtcataatgtccttcatcataatgtccatggacgtTATCCaggaaacttttttaaatgaatccAAAATACAACACCAAAGTTACGAGCAATTCTATCCGGGATAAGAGTGCCACTTTCTTAAAtcttaaccaaattttaaaaaacatttatgttttaaaagtgTCACAAAGTGCATGGACATTTGAAATTGTTATAACTTCCATGGACACTATGACTCTTTTTGGTGTGACATAacgtccatggacattatgacacgcCACCTGGAGATCAACGGGAGTATTACGGAATCTAGGATCGTTTGTCGATATTCCAActaaaaatttcgatttaaccgaaaacaattttcaatttaaataaaaaagatttgaCAGTTAGAAAacggaaaataattttatatataagtaaataaactttgacagttagaaaacagaaaacaaatcgaacaaaaaataatcagctgacTTATTGACTTCACCTGTAAATTAATACATCTTGTaatttatcttaattttttttttgaatagaaataaaatatactATTGATGCGTACCAACATTCgtgtataaaaaagtaaagcagcttatacacacagcctcaaaagtgtgtaaacaccagtgaatttttttatttttttaagatcatgaaaatcattatagtccgaccgaaatcttttttttcagaaccgaatctattattccaTGGATTGGGTCCTTTTTAGGTTTTCATTAtcgaaaatgaataaaataatttgtggtgtttaccTTTTAAACAGAATCAGatttgtaaaaattgtttggaaaattttacaattaagaaaataaaatgtcacacaaattttaaaaaatcgtcacGACATAAATTTTGCAttcatttaattcaatttgtttatgtagttttcaataaactcaattattgaaatcaaaaatcagtaatttaacaatttatattatttatagaatatcggCAACGGTATTTAGAGGTAACattaattgcagttattttggTAACGGTAGCTTAGCCCGATTTTATATCAAATCTAGGAAGTCAGGGTTTGTGTGAAAATGGGATAATATATTCGGATTTTGGACAAATACATGCTCATAATATGCGTTATATGTGCCTATATTAAAGGAAGATGTCTTGGCTAGAAACTACCAATATGTATTTACTTTAAATGTGTTTCcagatttttatttcaatatgtcgatttaaaaaacaaatttttaaattctgtcgTCATTGGAAAAGCTTATGCACGTTTTTCAAGGTTAtaggtttttatagaaacatCAATTTTTTGCTGAACGTTGAATAAATATGCATTTACGCACCACaactataatttctttaaagaaaatataatttttaagatttgaacCCATCACCACTCATCGAATATTGGTTTtaacttatataaaatttaggtTCGTAAGAAACTTTAATACGAACTAgctatgtacattagacatgcccttaaaaatgggtcttattttgttcgttagtagctaaaactaactactgcaaaatttaagtacaatcggataactagaacacgtaccggaaatcgattgaaagttgtaaaattgggtaaataatggtactttttcgatatcttaaaaaaattccctatataaatactgattttttaaatattttcaataaatcttCAAACGGTCATTTCAAACGCATTCACTTAGGTCAACTTTGAATGTCTCTAGACTAAAAATTAATACAGATATAagcctaatatttttggtacatgATAATTAGACTGTTTATTACAAACGGTGGAAAAATCAGGTAGATcagaagatataaaaaaaattaattaaagtcgCCCTTGAACTACTGTGCGACGTATGCTGCACGCAACTTGAAAGCAATTTTActacaaattgttaaaaaaaaatataatcagctgttttcttgattGAAAATTGAAACACCAACTTGAAAGACaaattgaatgcaagttcgtttcaattcttaaaagtgtgagggtattagtaaaaaagtgtgaGTATATTACaacttgaaaggcaaaacttgatcgtgtaaccGCCAAGTAACGTTCTCAGGCcattagaacaagaaatgtagaaacaaaattatcatattttgagaaatattaaaagctaatttttacttaaaatatatccattaggcagggtcgatttgtatggaggatcaaaaagtaaaaaatcgtatagcagaaacgcaatatacggaaaattctaagaaagtttcctcaagaaaccataggtctaaaatcaaatcctatcttgcgcatttcgtcgtttatccaataaaaaaaaaactatgaaaaaaaaaattgtattgaaatattattggataaaagacgaaatgcgcaagatatgatttgattttagacctatggttccttggggaaaatttcttagaattttccgtagaatgcgtttctgctacacgattttttactttttgatttacttgtatatgattttttgtcttcgtaggatatcgttaacctattcgcaagtatgaccaaaataattgaattttttaacggcaatttcaaaactccattttcaaattcttaaaaattttgttaaataaatttcagaattttttgatcattacaTTGGGATTTATAGGGAATAGAAATACGAAtaaagtattcaatatttggaatttctaattattCTAATGCaatgatagcgaaatgttatatatttttaggccgattttaataaaacttaagaaCAATACAACATAAAGTGTAGTATTTATAAtagcagcacaaaaatggaaattaacccttaatagatCTTGATGTTAAAATGGCACCAaatttctaaaaccataaaaaacattgtcaatttcaattaatattcATATACAGAAATTTTTCTGCATATTTTCATGTTCTATTGGCTTTTTTGCTttcttaacattttaacatttttattggtgcatgttgcctatcaagcattcacatgattgccgcaccagggttgcatttgattgggccaaataagcacaatattgttgtggtttgacatatgagccaataagttgtgaaatcacacgattgacgtataaaatagaccaataattggtgcattgaggcaatcgtgtgatcctacctttattTTGCACTGGTTATGACCCTCTTGTCGTAATAATAATCAATAATAATTATTGACAGCACCGGTATTATCTGGAATTTAGGAATTAAAGATTAAACAGTAATTCCAAATTtgatatgtaaatatgtatttacttaTGGTTAACAGTTTGCTactttctattatttattttttttttgactaaGTATTTGATCTAAATTACTTGTATTAACAGTAGGGTtgccagttttatttttgcaaaaagcgggacaattttaaaaataggtgaaaaatgacgggattttcaaaactttcgCGGTACAAAAGATAATAAATTATACCTCAACTATCTTAACACTAGCggagttcactattaagtgcgaatggtcttgcattattgcaaaattgttattggattacggtaaaattttacatttgcaataatgctagaccattcgcacttaatagtgaactccgctactgtatttttcccaaattgtaaatttacgcaataaatgtgtaaatcttataatagagttaaattaaagaaaatttcgtcttgtataaaaaatacgtaacatgttttgttggtttgttggctactttaatttgatttggaaattttccaaacaaaaaataaaaagaatatattggaaaatattgggagccaaaataactgcacatcttttgaggcctagaacgaatcaagccaatatcggatactctgttccaaagtaaagcgtattgcagagagaacgttctgctTCAATAGAAACACATagaagtcggacggggcaatgtTTGAACTATAAAGCtgttgaagcaaaacttcccaaccactttattttaagtggtttttaacaggtactgcagcatttcagacataaaaattgtatttcaacgtgtctcagcttcaattcttaTTTTCCtgctttggatgaatcctgcttccgacaaacgttttgaaattgctgactgAATAGTTCCAAATGATatcgcaagctcttgttgagtttgacagctATCTTAATTGAGTAACGCCTTCAATTCTTGGGTATTTCAGTCACGGTCAACCAGCCAGAATATGGacataatgatttttaattattctgaGTCAATTGATCATTAAGAAATAACTGGTTAAGTATACGAACTCTTTTCTGAATAAATATTTGCTCACGGGAAATACATAAAtatcagttccacttaattgtttgaattttttttatactttttacaACATAATGATGTTCTTTAAAACTAGTTATTAGATTTGTAAAATCCAAAAAAGCGGGAATTACGAATCCCGAGCGGGAAGCGGGATTTCATGACTAAAAGCGGGACAATCCCGCGAAAATCGGGACATTTGGCTACCCTAATTAATAGTCAAATTAGAgtacttataaataaattttatgataagaTTAAAAAAACAGCAATATTCGTTTATTGTTTGTGAAtcgatttgcaaaaaaaaaatatgtgtgcCCTGAATACATGTATGCACATTAAGGTGGAccatattttgctatttttcgATGCTTTCAAGGTCTAAAATTattctccgtcatctaaaaatcaaatgaaaccagaaaatcggataacgtttagaggttgcacgTTTTGCTTAAACATCGGACCTCAACcgtttcaaatttattaaaacttggTACACAAGTTCTTTATGGTCATACAAAATATGAAGTTGAgtaacttttattaaattttaaattcgtttTGGTTTCTGTTTTGTCGAGGTTCAAAGTTcaattaatctatatatataaaaattaaatggttcatgtatgtaatgtcatcacgtgagaacggctggagcgaaattttcaggagatggtttgaaataaaaaaaaataaaaaattccggataatactcggaaattctttttttttgagtccagtcaataAGTAGctcctaaagtatgcagtacaaatttagatattttatttgaaaataaataagaacaggctggtgtgcgtgggtggCAGAAACTTgatgaactaacattagtaaatgctaccgggcgaagtcCCGACTAgttatatataactttttaagAGCTTTTCCTTTTTTACAATATTGGTCTCATTGATATGGTTATGTACCGTAGTTTCAATACTGTTTCCTACAAATTGTATTCTTTGGAAAACAGGATATTGAACCAAATAATTGTTCTTGAACCAAGATTAACACTGCGCTTGAatttagaactttttttctgtcaagcggggcacccagCGGGTTAACCTAATTCGTGTACTTTGAATCCAGTGGTGCTTACCGTTTTTATATGTTAACTCTTGTTtttgagatataccgttatATTATTAGTTCAGTGACACTTGCAACGTTTCTTATTCTTTGTCCAAAAACAACTTATCAGGGAATTTTCGATTATACGCCATAATAGGAATcagaaaaatagtatttttattgttttgtttcttctttttatGATTCTTTTAATATCGAACGATACTCTTTTTATTTTAGTGACCTCCATTAGTGTAgtattttgaacaaaataatGGTTAATGGAATAAATATTAACGTAAAGCTTTAGATAATGAAGTTAAGAAACTAGTGTCGTAAACTTTCGATACTTTTAAACAAAGTATTtcaagtagtccgactctcaaTTTGTTAACCAAtgaaatgtcttgaaattttaacttttaaattttgataaaaataacgttttttacacattattacactaacacatattattccttattttttaaaacatgtttctattttgcacaaatcaagaaaaaatatttttggaatttctgacatgtaattttttgttattgtagaatttaaattataggacagagtttcaatttttataGACCTCCTCAGCAGTTCCAGGAGACAGTACCGCACTAGTGAtgttacccatcatttagggtgggagctagttacttcaatagccacatTACTagccataggttactaagagacactaaagtgactattgacgtcatgctatgttacatgggatatcagtatacttaagcaaaaataaaaataaactgtatgagaattatatcaacacaatttatataaaaccagtttgtacgaattactcataaaacgtttaaagtgactacactccagattacttagaaacacttaagtgtcaattgtcttcatgctagattacttgggatgtataaagtaaccaattgtctgtCTGCATTACAAAATGCTTTTAAATACTTGATATTACTCAACATGTTCTTTTAAAGTGTTGACTCAATACTTTGAAATGTTTCAATATAATgactaaaatgtaaacaaaattctaaCTTTCTTTACATGATGCTATAAAAAAcgccattttttttatatttatttcaaataaggttatctaaatatttgtttaaattaatggaAAAATATCTTGATATAATAAATActacaataaaatatgttttcattcaaacatgtaaattatttttatattttattgttgtaattTTAAGCAAACGTAGTATTTCTgtttaaaaatccaattttgagAGTGTTGAGTAGGTAACACTGTGCAAGAAATCGCTATTATCTTTTTACATATGAACTGATTTATCGCTTTCTATAGCACAACGTTACCAACTAGGCCATTAGCTAATTTTTCGACCAGCCTTAAAGTATGCACTACTTCCTGTTgttacaatttgtttatttattatattgttcaGCGGCTGACATCATccaaaccatttttttaatatgaagttTTTACGAGTTAGATTTGGAGGGTCATTAGCCAAATATTTCCCATAAGAAATACACAGGCGTGAGCATGTTAGCTGCTGATGTCAGCCTGTAGAAAATTAGTTGTTCATAGTGTTGCATAGTGGTTTTATATGGTTTAACAGTCATTTATTTACTTCACTTAACAACACTGTTAAAAGTCACATTGGCTTGAACTGTcacaacaacaatatttatcAGCATTGTTTGGTGAAATTCATTGAAAAGTTGCTggaattataaagaaaatttaattttttgctagttattaaacaaaataacgcgAAATGTCGGAAACCAGCTCCAAGGATACGGTTTTAAAAACAGCAATGACCTATATTTGTGGAGGTAAGTGCTTGAGAAATGGAggaagaaaattaatttgtgCGGCATTGTCTAGAGATGATTgaataaaaaacgtttaaatataaattatatggaAAGATGttagttttcttaaaaatgGATGCATATTTGCCCATAATAGTCTAATTTTAACAttctttttatcaaataaatgaatttacaaaatttgtgtagaaagTTTATATTCTTTAGATATTCTCTAAGGGAAATTGTGGAGGTGTCTTCAGATTAGTCAATTAATTGGGGAAATAAAAGtgatatcttaaaaatttatactttaatttataaaatatcataagAGTCGTACTGTTTACATAGAATACGTAAAATCTTAAATGCTAATattcaaaattgcaaaaaatcctAAGTGGAGGCCACCTTGATATACACTTAGTTGAAAATCCATCTGTCGGAATGCCTATGTCCATAAATTGTTATTAAGCGAAGTAAGTTCAACATACTCCAGGATTAATATAAGTTCGACTAGaatctaagttaaaaattcTTCCCACGGGATATAAAAGAACATATTACCACAGATTATGATTAGTTGACAATATAAATTTTCCACAACAAGTATTAAgtgagaaaattattaaaaataaacgtacatacattttgttcggaatcgTTCCAATTCCGTaattttttattccgatcgatttaattttaggttcttcagattccatGTAATAcattaattagaaaaatattgaataaaaattttagaaaaacaaataattacaaagaaattccTATCAATtccattttgaaaactgaaagtggtttcattccgaaagattttttcgttttactttttctgaagaagcgaaaTAGGAAATTAATTCTACTTTTGATACTTTGGGTTATGAAGTTGCTGTTATAAACTTGATTTGGTCCGTtgctttttttactaaattacaatttgcctttaagttcaaaatagtaaaagttaactttaaggacCCCTTTTCCTATTACTTAAAGTTACTATTTCGAACTTAAAGGAAAGTTGCAATAATAACCCTAAAATGCATAAATCAAATGCGAATCCGAACACCAACATTTGGTTGAACGATCAGGGGAAATGTTCACGTTATTTCGttaaatatttgaacaaattcAAAAGtgccttaatttttaaaactaattttcttaatgttattttactattaaacaatttttatttttcagaatGCCATCATGAAAATGAAATGCGTCCCCGTGATCCCATACGTTGTCGTGAATGTGGCTATCGTATTATGTACAAGAAACGTACAAAGAGATGTAAGTATTTGAAGATATTAACTCCCTGCAAGGGCAAacaattattttccaaattgtttatgaaaaatacTCGGGGTAATATATTAAAGGCCTTATTCCTAATCAACTTTTAAATGCATCATaggtttataaaactaatttttgtattgaattttcattttataaagcttttatgaatttaaaaattgattatgaataagggagtattttcataaacatttttaaaatacaatttgtattctgttataaattttttaattaataattcacTAGTGCAAATTACATTTTGACTGATATCCAAATTTCATTAGAATATAAATGGAATTTTAGATCTCTTTgccctaaatttttattttattattttcctttttaataATTCTAGTTTCTTTCTTTACAGTGGTTGTCTTTGATGCCCGATAATTAAGTCTCTATATGACCATGGAATTTTAAACATAAGATTATATTTAGTTAagaatttgataaataaatttaataaaatacaaattgattAAATTGAAATGAATCTTCGATGTACATggtttaataagaaatttataaaaattattcccAAATAATCAGATTTTATATCTACTAATAGgaaataatttgaaatgtttaaaatgttaaataagaGCACATCCCCATTTAGAACTTTATAATAatgaagaattaaaattttatggccTGAATTAGAAcatctaaatatgtatatacacatCCAGTGCTGTCAAAAGTTCTTTCTTGTATTGACAATCAATGAATCAATGAGAATTCACACAT
This genomic window contains:
- the LOC135955188 gene encoding DNA-directed RNA polymerases I, II, and III subunit RPABC4-like; this translates as MSETSSKDTVLKTAMTYICGECHHENEMRPRDPIRCRECGYRIMYKKRTKRLVVFDAR